A genomic stretch from Pseudobacteriovorax antillogorgiicola includes:
- a CDS encoding FG-GAP-like repeat-containing protein: MQYKTLKKVALGLGLFTLGQGDLALAQAAAESSAVSSPDNEGSLLSVNGEAKTSGNLGALSVSRSFPLPTWRNLFPELSFSYSSQGGHSELGYGWSMPIPSISLDRRLGLPNNGSTLVSDLDGRLRPLSNNQVLDTDKKLYRPRIDNSGNLYLEHNKDGRRYFEVQMTGGNRYIFGEDSNSREESDSLTTTWMLSKIIDPYDNAVVFKYFKDRNVAYLESIAMVNGQGREDESTSYVVDLVYEDRNDTWVSYGSGLIQGYYKRLSSVSSYGVTGLDEESTLNKTRIAKMVFSYEEQGPSRRSILTKTEYFGSQDTDITPNHSYQYTADTYRVGDFNQYQVQASGLPLFSRIRWHDFNRDGLVDIFALNGTEWNVWYNLGRDQGFSAAETLPIGSLQLDNGIDSFVDINKDFSPDLVTWDAASRTQGARLSSRESGLWSSEKKEVSGLPKLALGATAADWVDYDNDRAVDFVRYQRSGSNLRLWVYRNTSNGDELSFASPQILNLGSRITVSPDQLNWADFNGDGLEDIYHTLDSSSGSRILAYLSSGQLIFPTSGAQNVSLSRKVYGIKTGNNRPFRARVQLNVNSRLADLNSDGFLDLVYYGPKTLRIFYGTGKEFQETRVFPFPDLIKDPFRLEIADMNGNGSQDLVLLSQDNSGIHVVDHYSDDSNSAPYMMSRYINESGHESSFTYRSSNLGKIAKVYGASWFPMITQVVTSVREWATVMTDDQGLAFKQVNHNEFDYDNPRYDVKRKEFLGFQKVQVKLFHDASAKRFTREDLDFLTDESDSLMKGHLKSRQISYVDLENPSSNVDSYEEDSYQWQVLDLVKDDDVHRTVLKSQSQTMREGEESRTNTRNMAYTVSDEGLVSVVVTEELSPSGEIYRSKVDEYFTTSELGRWSPGLVKSTRLIGASGQVLARTDNFVDDKLSLLRTERLRGGLMEAQESLVYDAYGNLIESTDPLGYKTTMTYDDPGAFNLTSITKSAGKTKLIRSMEWSELGDLLLATIDENGQRISFAYDGLSRQISTTNPGQSEPVETRSYQFGTKTSFGFASIQASSSTRPSIGYIDGLGRPVGNLIPVGSQDWIITDWQSFDQRGLPRLKVSREALSANDSIETWKPDLSIAKVLSWDYQGRAERLLTPSSSDMAAKNETTYSYRIGQVSAHLELGERRDTFYDHFGRVYRTEIGGSEDGQPRQAVKVFFDRQDRVEQLITHQGITRSYSWDELGRMLSAQSEFGRQTLTYNQRGDLTLQNYYDSQNQLLGSYETIYDSLARPTIRYRQDADQNKAKEFEWFYDQRPGSANTSTYTKGRIASLCMADGSCLDYDYHPLGMTARKTLRIANPRHSSEHSLGFEYDQYARLSKIIYPNLETTALQYSPHDGQVTSVSNLIKEIKIDRLGRLLEMAFTDSVKRSYNYYKNLMRLKTRIDTLGAVRSEHSYIYNALDRITEIKGGMLWYKSFQKDFSYDQLGRLSKATYQLFQDQSEGVSKEYNYGFDSQGRMSNFAGKALSYNYSKASTFDTYLSSIAVDDQVHSFDPAGRLKAILLADGMQELLSWSPDNQLRSKTIGNDEEIHYQYLPNKMRFSETTKKTDGTSLGRVFHWDDLVSYDERNDESTYHYKLGSTAIATRTGDEDLRYVINDHLGSVLGTVSAAGEILDYHDYDPYGQVIRLGESWDFHRDGYAGAMGDWESASYQMQHRHFLPGLGQFMSPDPSFLMQPARCLGRIKECDLYSYVGFDPVNFVDPTGLEGESDSEGEDYILPKTEDTTHYAEMVVIRGDQVVKSLSLTSGKETNEAVLEPYLKPGKTYKDKEGVEKISSGFNRSLVHTEKIGLLSVKDRLEENDLVVFDGVQAPCTGCKGAMARAANGGNIIKDDDSSKMGKKIRIQYNWRVIEGSKVVHYMWDANTGKTQIKGSSDFGSEYHRRKTRSSKGT, encoded by the coding sequence ATGCAATACAAAACTCTTAAGAAAGTCGCCCTAGGTCTGGGCTTATTTACGCTAGGGCAAGGGGACCTCGCCCTAGCTCAGGCCGCCGCCGAATCGTCGGCCGTATCTAGTCCTGATAATGAGGGCAGTTTACTAAGTGTCAATGGGGAGGCTAAGACGTCAGGAAACCTTGGAGCCCTGAGCGTCAGTCGCAGCTTTCCCCTCCCGACTTGGCGAAACCTCTTTCCAGAGCTTTCTTTTTCCTACAGCTCTCAAGGGGGTCACTCGGAGCTAGGTTATGGCTGGAGCATGCCCATACCAAGTATATCTTTGGATCGCCGTCTAGGACTACCCAACAACGGCTCAACTCTAGTCAGCGATTTGGATGGACGTCTTAGACCCCTATCCAATAATCAGGTGCTAGACACGGATAAAAAGCTTTACCGGCCGCGAATCGATAACTCAGGCAACCTATACCTCGAGCATAATAAGGACGGTAGACGATACTTTGAAGTTCAGATGACCGGAGGCAATAGGTATATATTCGGTGAGGATAGCAACTCGCGGGAGGAAAGCGATTCTTTGACCACTACATGGATGCTTAGCAAAATCATAGATCCCTATGATAATGCAGTGGTGTTTAAATACTTCAAAGATCGTAACGTCGCTTACCTCGAGTCCATCGCTATGGTGAATGGCCAAGGGCGCGAGGACGAGTCCACCTCTTATGTGGTTGACCTTGTTTATGAAGACCGCAATGACACCTGGGTTTCTTATGGCTCGGGTTTGATTCAGGGCTACTACAAACGCCTCAGCTCTGTGAGCTCTTACGGTGTCACCGGTCTAGACGAAGAAAGCACCTTAAACAAGACTCGAATCGCTAAGATGGTCTTTAGCTACGAGGAGCAGGGACCCTCCAGGCGTTCGATTCTAACGAAAACAGAGTACTTTGGCAGTCAAGATACTGACATAACGCCCAACCACAGTTATCAATACACGGCCGACACCTACCGAGTCGGAGATTTCAACCAATATCAGGTTCAGGCCTCCGGTTTGCCATTATTCTCACGGATTCGCTGGCATGACTTCAACCGTGACGGGCTGGTGGATATCTTTGCCCTAAATGGTACGGAGTGGAACGTCTGGTACAATCTAGGACGTGATCAGGGTTTTAGCGCGGCAGAGACCTTACCCATCGGCTCTCTTCAGCTCGATAATGGTATTGACAGCTTTGTGGACATCAACAAGGACTTTAGCCCTGACCTGGTAACTTGGGATGCCGCGAGCCGGACTCAAGGTGCCCGGCTTAGCAGCCGCGAGAGTGGTCTTTGGAGCAGCGAGAAGAAAGAGGTCTCTGGGCTTCCAAAGTTGGCTCTCGGAGCCACCGCTGCAGATTGGGTTGACTATGATAACGATCGCGCCGTGGACTTCGTGCGCTACCAGCGATCGGGTTCGAATCTTAGGCTTTGGGTTTACCGCAACACATCGAATGGCGACGAGCTTTCTTTTGCCAGCCCCCAGATTCTGAACTTAGGCAGCCGCATTACGGTATCTCCTGATCAATTGAACTGGGCCGACTTCAATGGCGACGGCTTGGAGGATATTTACCATACCCTTGATAGCTCCAGTGGATCGCGGATACTTGCCTATTTATCGTCTGGACAATTGATATTTCCCACTTCAGGAGCGCAAAATGTAAGCCTGAGTCGCAAGGTCTATGGCATTAAAACCGGCAACAATCGCCCCTTCAGAGCCCGCGTTCAGCTCAATGTCAACAGCCGCTTGGCCGATCTTAATAGTGACGGATTCCTGGACCTTGTATACTACGGCCCCAAGACCTTAAGAATCTTTTACGGGACAGGTAAAGAGTTTCAAGAAACAAGAGTCTTCCCCTTCCCGGATCTGATAAAAGATCCATTTCGCCTCGAAATTGCTGACATGAACGGCAACGGGTCGCAAGACCTGGTCCTTCTTAGCCAGGATAATAGCGGTATTCACGTGGTCGATCACTACAGTGATGACAGCAATTCTGCACCCTACATGATGAGTAGGTACATCAACGAAAGCGGCCATGAAAGTTCTTTCACCTACCGCAGTTCAAATCTAGGCAAGATCGCCAAGGTCTATGGGGCTAGCTGGTTTCCCATGATCACCCAGGTGGTGACGAGCGTGCGAGAGTGGGCTACTGTTATGACAGATGATCAAGGTCTAGCCTTTAAACAGGTTAACCATAACGAGTTTGACTATGATAATCCGCGCTATGACGTCAAAAGAAAAGAATTTTTAGGTTTCCAGAAGGTTCAGGTAAAACTTTTTCATGATGCCAGTGCCAAACGATTTACCCGCGAGGACTTAGATTTCCTTACCGATGAATCAGACTCTTTGATGAAGGGTCACCTAAAGTCCCGCCAAATCTCCTATGTTGACCTGGAAAACCCTTCATCAAACGTCGATAGCTATGAGGAAGACAGCTACCAGTGGCAAGTGCTCGACCTTGTCAAAGATGATGATGTGCACAGGACCGTGCTCAAGTCCCAAAGCCAAACCATGAGGGAGGGCGAGGAGTCCCGTACAAACACTAGAAATATGGCTTATACCGTCAGCGACGAGGGGCTTGTCAGCGTGGTCGTTACGGAAGAACTAAGTCCAAGTGGTGAGATCTACCGGAGCAAGGTCGACGAGTACTTTACAACTTCCGAGTTGGGACGCTGGTCCCCTGGTCTCGTAAAATCAACGAGGCTGATCGGTGCCTCGGGTCAAGTCCTGGCACGCACTGATAATTTTGTCGATGACAAGCTGTCATTGCTTAGAACGGAGCGACTGCGCGGTGGACTCATGGAAGCTCAAGAAAGTCTCGTTTATGATGCCTACGGCAACCTTATCGAATCGACTGATCCATTAGGTTATAAAACCACCATGACCTATGATGATCCTGGTGCCTTTAACCTCACCTCGATTACTAAGAGCGCTGGTAAAACCAAGCTCATCCGCTCCATGGAATGGTCCGAGCTGGGCGATCTCTTGCTAGCGACCATCGACGAAAACGGTCAGAGAATTAGCTTCGCGTATGACGGACTCAGCCGGCAGATCTCAACCACTAATCCTGGTCAATCAGAACCCGTTGAGACCCGTAGCTACCAGTTTGGGACCAAGACAAGCTTTGGCTTTGCCAGCATTCAAGCTTCTAGCAGCACACGACCCAGCATCGGCTATATCGATGGTTTGGGACGACCCGTCGGAAATCTTATTCCTGTGGGGAGTCAGGACTGGATCATTACAGATTGGCAAAGCTTTGATCAACGGGGCCTCCCAAGGCTTAAGGTCAGCAGAGAAGCTCTTAGCGCCAATGATTCTATCGAGACTTGGAAGCCAGACCTTAGCATAGCTAAGGTCTTAAGCTGGGACTACCAAGGACGGGCCGAGAGGCTTCTAACACCCTCTTCTAGCGACATGGCAGCTAAAAACGAAACCACCTATAGCTATAGAATCGGCCAAGTTTCGGCTCATCTAGAACTAGGAGAAAGGCGGGACACCTTCTATGATCATTTCGGCCGTGTTTATCGTACTGAAATTGGTGGTTCCGAAGATGGTCAGCCTCGACAAGCTGTGAAGGTCTTCTTTGATCGTCAGGATCGGGTGGAGCAGCTTATCACCCACCAAGGTATAACAAGAAGCTATAGCTGGGACGAACTCGGCCGCATGCTCTCAGCTCAGTCGGAGTTTGGTCGCCAGACGCTGACCTACAATCAGCGCGGCGATCTGACCCTTCAAAACTATTATGACTCGCAGAACCAACTTCTGGGCTCCTATGAGACTATCTATGATTCCCTAGCAAGACCTACGATTCGCTATCGTCAGGATGCTGATCAAAATAAAGCAAAGGAGTTTGAGTGGTTCTATGATCAAAGGCCAGGCAGCGCAAATACCAGTACCTACACGAAGGGCCGCATCGCTAGCCTCTGCATGGCTGATGGATCGTGCCTCGACTATGACTATCATCCCCTAGGAATGACCGCTAGAAAAACCCTGCGCATCGCAAACCCTCGTCATAGCAGCGAGCATAGTCTAGGATTCGAGTATGATCAGTACGCCCGTCTGAGTAAGATCATCTATCCTAATCTAGAGACCACAGCTCTCCAATACTCACCTCACGACGGCCAGGTCACGTCTGTATCTAACTTGATCAAAGAGATCAAGATCGATCGTCTGGGTCGTCTCCTTGAGATGGCTTTCACAGATAGTGTGAAGCGATCCTATAACTACTACAAGAACCTGATGCGCCTAAAAACGCGCATCGATACGCTAGGAGCGGTAAGAAGCGAGCATAGCTACATCTACAATGCGCTTGATCGCATCACTGAGATAAAGGGTGGCATGCTTTGGTACAAGAGCTTTCAAAAAGACTTTAGCTATGACCAGCTGGGTCGATTGAGTAAGGCTACCTACCAGCTGTTCCAAGATCAGAGCGAGGGTGTTTCCAAAGAGTACAACTATGGCTTTGATAGCCAGGGCCGGATGAGCAACTTTGCTGGTAAGGCTCTTTCCTATAACTACTCCAAGGCCAGTACCTTCGATACCTACCTATCATCCATCGCAGTCGATGACCAGGTTCATAGCTTTGATCCGGCTGGCCGGCTGAAAGCTATATTACTCGCTGATGGCATGCAGGAGCTACTGTCTTGGTCACCAGATAACCAGCTGCGCTCAAAGACTATTGGCAATGACGAGGAGATTCATTACCAGTATCTGCCCAATAAGATGCGTTTTTCAGAAACGACCAAGAAAACTGATGGCACCAGCTTGGGCCGGGTTTTTCACTGGGATGATCTTGTTAGCTACGATGAGAGGAACGATGAGAGTACCTATCACTATAAGTTGGGTTCTACTGCCATTGCCACCCGAACTGGTGATGAGGACTTGCGCTATGTAATCAATGATCATCTAGGCAGTGTCTTGGGGACGGTGAGCGCCGCTGGGGAGATTCTTGACTATCATGACTACGACCCTTACGGCCAGGTGATCAGGCTGGGTGAGAGCTGGGACTTTCACCGCGATGGCTATGCAGGAGCCATGGGAGATTGGGAATCAGCCTCCTATCAGATGCAGCATCGTCATTTCTTGCCTGGCTTAGGGCAGTTTATGAGTCCTGACCCCAGCTTTTTGATGCAGCCGGCTCGATGTTTGGGGCGAATTAAGGAATGTGATCTCTATAGCTATGTTGGGTTCGATCCTGTTAACTTTGTGGATCCTACTGGGCTCGAAGGGGAAAGCGACAGTGAAGGCGAAGATTATATACTACCCAAAACCGAAGATACTACACACTATGCCGAAATGGTCGTAATCCGCGGGGACCAAGTAGTGAAAAGTCTGAGTCTTACAAGTGGAAAAGAGACTAACGAGGCTGTCCTTGAACCCTACTTAAAACCAGGAAAAACATACAAAGACAAAGAAGGAGTTGAGAAAATATCCAGTGGCTTTAATCGATCACTCGTCCATACTGAAAAAATTGGCCTTCTCTCAGTAAAAGACCGCCTGGAGGAGAACGACTTAGTAGTGTTCGATGGGGTACAGGCACCCTGCACTGGTTGCAAAGGTGCGATGGCACGAGCTGCAAATGGAGGGAACATAATTAAAGATGATGACAGTTCCAAAATGGGAAAGAAAATAAGGATTCAATACAACTGGCGGGTTATCGAAGGAAGCAAAGTTGTTCACTATATGTGGGACGCCAACACTGGTAAAACGCAAATTAAAGGGTCCAGTGATTTTGGAAGTGAGTACCACAGAAGAAAGACCAGGAGTAGTAAAGGGACATAA
- a CDS encoding ATP-binding protein, with translation MLQCTLRIRILLLVALFISKSGFAVNKPIWLGDPELVFFEEPRYEPHNSWSVSFWNGHILIGCGQGIATFDGQSWGLIPSPNNSKIFNTLVHNDRIYAGMFGDFGYFERDQKQGWRFISLAPKDLDIASIYFVTKIGPRIYFNSNRALYQIDERGSVRWLEAPRARRMMSHKNGLFLHISSQGLKKLDTETFKLELITGPQKFNGPAVEGMVSLADQDLIVTRLAIWQSVRGRAYSTLDWWVPSVPAPENIQVAKTLVGQVWALGAENGIYVFEGTDLKRYIGKGQLPSPLTRDLGLSPEGFLWAVTDAGIARVDLKQDLGFFPPKQIKQSILGAIEFRGEVLVGTTKGLFVIDHKRPERYYKRIAPSLSFVNSFYPTAAGLLVLHSRGVSLIRELGPKLKMDDIIDSEVFYERIIKDPGNERYYITSNLGMERISYDPDGASFKNDGIASALKTRFKTIAFDSKEEIWAENRKGHIFRIGQLDLWPRPQITKLAVPSRDLSQRMALHKMGDELIFTTNKGVYRFRPELNDPWQRHPDFSPSLSQSKFPLENFTPYKDKFLASLGPQLGFFEKRDGKYQWNEESFHHFKNQTEVEAIFVGGNGDIFVSSSEGLIRVRPRPKNRLAPLTKPRLHKISRLDQEESFFETGRKEAWFFPAEVNSLRFEIHHPLLERDGVMFRFRISRQWSKWQSVRSFEINNHEHGKYTLQVQARDRYGRLSDIGETRFSIAAPWYQTSLAYFSYLLAIVVLLSFFMAQYLKLRTLKLEQEKQKLETIVAERTATVSAQAKKIEAIHKAKNDLFTNISHEIKTPLSLIQAPLEELRSQPMDKDDSGHLYLETAIRNARRLSNLISQILEIQKLDDGHLPYQPEPYDLIVLARDVVEAFSGMAFQKDIKLSFEAEIDRLALKLDGRKIEWILYNLVSNAMKFTPQKGRIDVRVEVMENRVRLTVQDTGKGIDSDQQDLIFERYYQVQQNQDSKYGGTGLGVGLAVVREFVEMHQGSIKVESQLGQGTRFLIDLPLIPASEHETLKKLEWTQSQHAMTRQEEAPQNTDDADVDRRKLLIIDDNSELRAFLKLQFSRQFKILEAQDGQEGLTIAREEIPDLILSDVMMPVMDGFEFSKRLRADPETEFIPLILLTANDSPEGQMEGLGHGADHFMTKPFAMEELRLRIRNLLTGRKRWHDYFQKHFAVSSEEHEPPEAEKPLSAIAQKIQTAILENLGEPAPVSVVTLAELLELDRTKLYRHCKTEFDMSPGDLIKSIRLEKSKALLKETSLPVNDVCYTVGFKSVSHFIRLFKASYEITPLKFRQIGEG, from the coding sequence GTGTTGCAATGCACGTTAAGAATCCGTATTCTGCTACTAGTTGCACTGTTTATTTCCAAGAGCGGCTTTGCTGTTAATAAGCCTATATGGCTTGGTGACCCCGAGCTCGTGTTCTTTGAGGAACCCCGGTACGAACCACACAACAGCTGGTCGGTGTCATTTTGGAATGGTCATATTCTGATTGGTTGCGGCCAAGGCATTGCCACATTTGATGGCCAAAGCTGGGGCTTGATCCCATCTCCGAACAATAGCAAGATCTTCAATACTTTAGTCCACAATGATCGCATCTATGCCGGGATGTTCGGCGACTTTGGTTATTTCGAACGCGATCAAAAGCAGGGTTGGAGGTTTATTTCTCTAGCCCCAAAAGACCTTGATATCGCCAGTATCTACTTTGTCACCAAGATTGGGCCCCGCATCTATTTTAATAGCAATAGAGCTCTTTACCAGATCGACGAGCGCGGTTCAGTTCGGTGGCTCGAAGCCCCACGGGCTCGTCGAATGATGAGCCATAAGAATGGCCTATTTCTTCACATCTCATCCCAAGGACTCAAAAAGTTAGATACTGAAACCTTCAAGTTAGAACTGATCACAGGGCCTCAAAAATTCAATGGACCGGCGGTTGAAGGTATGGTCAGTCTAGCCGATCAGGACCTTATCGTGACTCGCCTTGCGATTTGGCAGTCAGTACGAGGCAGGGCTTATAGCACCCTAGACTGGTGGGTCCCATCGGTCCCTGCTCCTGAAAACATCCAGGTCGCAAAGACTCTAGTCGGACAAGTTTGGGCCTTGGGAGCTGAAAATGGGATCTACGTGTTCGAGGGCACGGATTTAAAAAGATACATCGGCAAGGGACAACTCCCCAGTCCTCTGACTCGTGATCTCGGCTTGAGTCCCGAAGGTTTTCTATGGGCTGTCACCGATGCTGGTATCGCCAGAGTTGACCTCAAGCAAGACCTTGGCTTCTTTCCACCCAAACAGATCAAGCAAAGTATACTCGGTGCTATCGAGTTCCGTGGTGAGGTCTTGGTAGGTACGACCAAGGGTTTATTTGTCATTGATCACAAGCGACCGGAGCGCTACTACAAGCGCATTGCTCCCTCCTTAAGCTTCGTAAATAGTTTCTACCCCACAGCAGCAGGACTCCTGGTTCTCCATAGTCGCGGTGTCAGCCTAATCCGGGAGCTTGGACCCAAACTTAAAATGGATGATATCATCGATTCTGAGGTTTTCTACGAGCGAATCATCAAAGACCCCGGCAATGAGCGCTACTATATAACCAGCAATCTGGGGATGGAAAGGATATCGTACGATCCAGACGGTGCTAGTTTTAAGAACGATGGTATTGCTTCCGCGCTGAAAACCCGCTTCAAAACCATAGCCTTTGACTCAAAAGAGGAGATATGGGCCGAGAATCGCAAAGGTCATATCTTCCGGATCGGCCAACTGGATCTGTGGCCTAGGCCACAGATCACAAAGCTCGCGGTCCCGTCACGTGATTTAAGCCAAAGAATGGCACTTCATAAGATGGGAGATGAGCTTATCTTTACTACCAATAAAGGGGTCTATCGCTTTCGGCCCGAACTGAATGATCCCTGGCAAAGGCATCCAGATTTTAGTCCTAGCCTCAGTCAAAGCAAATTTCCTTTGGAAAACTTTACACCTTACAAAGATAAGTTTCTAGCTAGCTTGGGACCGCAATTAGGCTTTTTTGAAAAGAGAGATGGTAAGTATCAGTGGAACGAAGAAAGCTTCCATCACTTCAAAAATCAGACCGAAGTGGAAGCTATCTTTGTCGGTGGTAACGGCGACATCTTTGTCAGTTCATCGGAAGGACTGATACGGGTTCGGCCGCGCCCCAAGAATCGATTAGCCCCTCTTACCAAGCCTCGCCTGCATAAAATCTCCCGACTCGACCAGGAAGAGAGTTTCTTTGAAACAGGTAGAAAGGAAGCCTGGTTCTTTCCGGCGGAGGTGAACTCCCTTAGGTTCGAGATTCATCATCCTCTTCTCGAACGTGATGGCGTCATGTTTCGTTTTCGAATTTCTAGGCAATGGTCCAAGTGGCAGTCGGTTCGCAGTTTCGAAATTAATAACCATGAGCATGGCAAGTACACCTTACAGGTTCAGGCCAGGGATCGCTATGGCCGTCTATCAGATATAGGTGAGACTCGTTTCTCCATTGCAGCTCCTTGGTACCAGACATCACTTGCATACTTTAGCTACTTGCTGGCTATTGTTGTTTTACTCTCCTTTTTTATGGCTCAGTATTTAAAGCTTCGCACCCTTAAGCTTGAACAAGAAAAACAAAAGCTTGAAACGATCGTCGCGGAGCGTACCGCTACGGTGTCCGCTCAGGCTAAGAAAATCGAGGCCATCCACAAGGCCAAAAATGATCTATTTACCAATATATCCCACGAAATAAAGACGCCTCTTAGTCTGATTCAAGCGCCCTTGGAAGAGCTTCGCTCTCAGCCTATGGACAAAGATGATTCTGGCCACCTCTATCTAGAAACTGCGATCCGAAATGCCAGGCGACTCAGTAACCTTATCAGTCAAATACTAGAGATTCAAAAGCTTGACGACGGTCATCTGCCCTATCAGCCAGAACCATACGACCTGATTGTCCTGGCACGGGATGTGGTTGAGGCGTTTTCTGGGATGGCGTTTCAAAAGGATATCAAGCTTAGCTTTGAGGCTGAGATCGATAGACTGGCATTAAAGCTGGATGGCCGCAAAATTGAGTGGATTCTCTATAATCTCGTCTCTAATGCGATGAAGTTCACCCCTCAAAAGGGGAGGATAGATGTCCGTGTCGAAGTGATGGAAAATAGAGTTCGGCTCACCGTGCAAGACACTGGAAAGGGCATCGACTCTGATCAACAGGATTTGATCTTTGAGCGCTACTACCAAGTGCAACAGAACCAGGACTCGAAGTATGGCGGCACAGGGCTGGGTGTGGGGCTTGCGGTGGTTCGCGAGTTTGTCGAAATGCATCAAGGATCCATCAAGGTCGAGAGTCAGCTAGGTCAAGGCACTCGCTTTTTAATTGATTTGCCATTGATTCCAGCTAGTGAGCATGAAACTCTCAAAAAGCTAGAATGGACTCAATCTCAACATGCCATGACTAGACAAGAAGAAGCGCCCCAAAATACAGATGATGCGGATGTGGACCGTAGAAAGCTCTTAATCATCGATGATAATAGCGAGCTCAGGGCTTTTCTTAAGTTGCAGTTTTCAAGGCAATTCAAAATCCTTGAAGCACAAGACGGACAGGAGGGATTAACTATTGCTCGTGAAGAGATTCCTGACCTCATTCTAAGTGATGTGATGATGCCTGTGATGGATGGCTTTGAGTTTTCTAAACGACTGAGGGCAGATCCTGAAACGGAGTTTATCCCGCTTATTTTGCTGACCGCCAACGATAGCCCTGAAGGCCAAATGGAAGGACTGGGACACGGAGCGGATCATTTTATGACCAAGCCCTTCGCCATGGAAGAGCTTAGGCTCAGGATTCGAAACTTGCTTACCGGTCGCAAACGTTGGCATGACTACTTTCAGAAACATTTTGCCGTTAGCTCTGAAGAGCATGAGCCCCCCGAAGCTGAAAAGCCCTTAAGTGCCATCGCTCAAAAAATCCAGACCGCCATTCTTGAAAACCTGGGTGAGCCGGCTCCAGTCTCAGTGGTGACACTAGCAGAACTTCTAGAGTTGGATCGCACCAAGCTATATCGTCATTGCAAGACCGAATTTGATATGTCGCCAGGGGATCTTATTAAATCGATTCGGTTGGAAAAGTCAAAAGCCCTTTTGAAAGAAACGAGTCTGCCGGTCAACGATGTCTGCTACACGGTCGGCTTTAAAAGCGTGTCGCATTTTATTCGCTTGTTTAAGGCAAGTTATGAGATCACGCCCCTTAAGTTTCGGCAGATTGGGGAAGGGTAG
- a CDS encoding PAN domain-containing protein → MKNMFKLAPIFLGSTLAFTSGIYAQTDASNSVVATTRARVQILENRIKDQENTSLSASRFRIEPNNRYLGMVSSTTNGVANYQQCAKICIAATNCQIFVYTESEAKCELQNSRGSKRAQSGVVSGVLVDSELSKLELQVKNLEDTKNLPNSIGSTQIKDNAVGASEIATGAVGALEIANDAVGSNEIQVNAVGSSEIASNAVGSSEIASNAVGSSEIADNAVGSSEIAANAVGASEIATGAVGTLEIATNAVGFNEIAANAVRASEIASNAVGSSEIATGAVTSSKIADDAVTSSKIANSAVGWSQIAPNAIGTSKISDGTVKSQHLSTYWKDCKISGYKSHYDCSCDTNETVLSGGGYGSSGSWQFSLRESRPTSKRTWRIACVDRDGRKEDCAGMSIICLRAR, encoded by the coding sequence ATGAAAAACATGTTTAAATTAGCCCCCATTTTTCTGGGATCAACCCTTGCATTTACCAGTGGAATCTATGCTCAGACTGATGCTTCAAACTCAGTAGTCGCGACTACCAGAGCCCGCGTGCAGATTCTTGAAAACCGTATCAAGGACCAGGAAAACACGAGCCTATCGGCGAGCCGCTTCCGGATAGAGCCTAATAATAGGTACTTGGGAATGGTCAGCTCCACAACAAACGGCGTTGCAAACTATCAGCAATGTGCCAAGATTTGTATTGCAGCCACTAACTGCCAGATTTTTGTCTACACTGAGAGCGAAGCAAAATGCGAACTTCAGAACTCTCGTGGAAGCAAGAGAGCTCAATCGGGTGTGGTGAGTGGTGTTCTCGTTGACAGTGAACTCTCTAAACTCGAATTGCAGGTCAAGAATCTAGAGGATACGAAAAACCTTCCCAACAGTATCGGTTCGACTCAGATCAAAGACAATGCGGTAGGTGCTTCCGAAATTGCTACCGGCGCCGTAGGTGCGCTAGAGATTGCAAATGACGCTGTAGGATCTAATGAAATCCAGGTGAATGCTGTAGGCTCTTCTGAAATTGCCAGCAACGCTGTTGGATCAAGTGAGATAGCAAGTAACGCTGTTGGGTCGAGCGAAATAGCTGACAATGCTGTCGGTTCATCTGAGATTGCCGCAAATGCTGTAGGAGCCTCTGAAATTGCCACTGGAGCGGTTGGTACATTGGAGATCGCAACGAATGCTGTGGGATTCAACGAAATCGCCGCCAATGCTGTGCGTGCTTCAGAAATCGCAAGCAATGCAGTTGGATCAAGTGAGATTGCTACGGGAGCGGTTACCTCGTCAAAAATAGCCGATGACGCGGTAACATCAAGCAAGATCGCTAACAGTGCCGTAGGGTGGAGTCAAATCGCTCCCAACGCCATCGGGACCAGCAAGATCTCGGACGGCACGGTTAAGTCACAACACCTATCAACCTATTGGAAGGACTGTAAGATAAGTGGATATAAGAGCCACTACGACTGCTCCTGTGACACTAACGAGACCGTCCTATCAGGTGGTGGATACGGTTCATCAGGAAGCTGGCAGTTTTCTCTTCGTGAGAGTCGACCGACTAGTAAAAGAACCTGGCGTATCGCGTGTGTAGATCGTGATGGCCGCAAGGAAGATTGCGCTGGAATGTCAATAATCTGCTTGCGAGCACGATAA